One genomic segment of Candidatus Eisenbacteria bacterium includes these proteins:
- a CDS encoding HAD family hydrolase, whose translation MIRAIIFDLDNTLTDFMKMKRAAIDAAVDGMIDAGLKLSREETSEKIYRVYDREGIEYQQVFDLFLKEEFGGIDYKLLTSAIVAYRRARDSYLVLYPHVNLTLMEILKRGLKLAVVSDAPRLQAWMRLAQLQLQHLFDPVVAFEDTGERKPSPKPFERALELLGVTPAEAIMVGDWPERDVVGAAKLGIRTAFARYGDTFGTEHSGADYDLSDVYELVEIVDRLNGTD comes from the coding sequence TTGATTCGAGCCATCATTTTCGACCTCGACAATACCCTCACCGACTTCATGAAGATGAAGCGCGCGGCGATCGACGCGGCCGTGGACGGCATGATCGACGCTGGCCTCAAGCTCTCGCGCGAGGAAACCTCCGAGAAGATCTACCGCGTCTATGATCGCGAGGGCATCGAGTACCAGCAGGTGTTCGATCTCTTTCTCAAGGAGGAATTCGGCGGCATCGATTACAAGCTCCTGACGAGCGCGATCGTGGCCTACAGGCGCGCGCGCGATTCCTACCTCGTGCTCTATCCGCACGTGAACCTGACGCTGATGGAAATCTTGAAGAGGGGGCTCAAGCTCGCGGTGGTATCCGACGCGCCCCGGCTCCAGGCCTGGATGCGCCTCGCGCAGCTCCAGCTTCAGCACCTCTTCGACCCGGTCGTCGCGTTTGAGGACACGGGCGAGCGAAAGCCCAGCCCGAAGCCTTTTGAGCGGGCCCTTGAGCTTCTCGGCGTCACGCCCGCCGAAGCGATCATGGTGGGGGACTGGCCGGAACGGGACGTGGTCGGCGCCGCCAAGCTCGGGATCCGGACCGCCTTCGCGCGCTACGGAGATACGTTCGGCACCGAGCATTCGGGAGCCGATTACGATCTGAGCGACGTATACGAGCTGGTGGAGATCGTGGATCGACTGAACGGCACGGATTAG
- the acpS gene encoding holo-[acyl-carrier-protein] synthase, which produces MVSVGVDIVEVGRIAGAIDRWGTRFLRRIFTQTEIDYCSEKARAAESFAVRFAAKEAFAKALKIGRVSIWREVEVIRGEGPRPSVLLHGAARELVGARRVDLSLSHAATHAVAVVLVED; this is translated from the coding sequence ATGGTATCCGTGGGCGTCGACATCGTGGAGGTGGGCCGAATCGCGGGCGCGATCGACCGCTGGGGGACGCGTTTCCTCCGGCGCATCTTCACCCAGACGGAGATCGACTACTGCAGCGAGAAAGCGCGCGCCGCGGAATCCTTCGCGGTCCGCTTCGCCGCGAAGGAGGCCTTCGCCAAAGCGCTCAAGATCGGGCGGGTCTCGATCTGGCGTGAGGTGGAGGTGATTCGAGGCGAAGGTCCACGGCCGAGCGTGCTTCTCCACGGCGCCGCGCGCGAGCTGGTCGGAGCCCGGCGGGTGGACCTCTCGCTGTCGCACGCGGCTACCCACGCCGTGGCGGTCGTGCTGGTCGAGGACTGA
- a CDS encoding NAD(P)H-hydrate dehydratase, whose protein sequence is MRLPSGQRLVTAGEMAAIDHAAISGMGIPSLTLMARAGRESAHAIVAWWRGVTGTPDRLHRRSVTAARPPRGRVIVLAGRGNNGGDGFVCARHLKAAGFTVRILVAGEESSLSEDAAASHAACERERMPVTFLPDPRAWGEGSEAAHAARQAMFLVDALLGTGSQGAPRGAVAAAIEMAEGSAVPIASIDIPSGLDATTGYREHPSIKADLTLTLGLPKRGLTIEPGRSSAGLVQVVDIGIPPAVVAEMIPGMLVADPDWARSLLPSRPMDAHKGSVGRVLVVGGSAGMMGALAMASESAFRVGAGYVVAAVPVSCVDPLESRVAEVVKRGLAETPERSLALGAREEIIAEAIRADAVAIGPGLSRSRESQELARELLERVEAPIVLDADGLNAFEGLGIHRMHGPLILTPHYAEAARLGGQSIAEVARDPAGWARRFSDESRAIVCLKSTPMITASPAEPLILNATGNPGMATAGAGDVLTGTIAGLVAQGVDAGEAAALGCYLHGLAGDVAARRLGMRGLISGDIMRALPAAITALESGALAEI, encoded by the coding sequence GTGCGTCTGCCGAGCGGGCAGCGCTTGGTCACCGCCGGGGAGATGGCCGCTATCGATCATGCCGCGATCTCGGGCATGGGAATCCCATCGCTCACGCTCATGGCGCGGGCGGGAAGGGAATCCGCGCACGCGATCGTGGCATGGTGGCGCGGCGTCACGGGAACCCCGGACCGACTCCACCGTCGCTCCGTGACGGCGGCGCGTCCGCCGCGGGGGCGCGTGATCGTGCTTGCCGGGCGGGGCAACAACGGCGGCGACGGATTCGTCTGCGCGCGGCACCTCAAAGCCGCGGGCTTTACGGTGCGGATCCTCGTGGCGGGAGAAGAGAGCTCGCTCTCCGAAGACGCTGCGGCAAGCCATGCCGCGTGCGAGCGGGAACGAATGCCGGTGACCTTCCTTCCGGACCCCCGCGCCTGGGGTGAGGGGAGCGAGGCGGCCCACGCCGCCCGCCAAGCGATGTTCCTGGTCGACGCCCTGCTGGGGACCGGGAGCCAGGGCGCTCCGCGGGGCGCCGTGGCGGCCGCGATCGAGATGGCCGAGGGGAGCGCGGTGCCGATCGCCTCGATCGACATCCCGTCCGGTCTCGACGCGACGACCGGGTACCGCGAGCACCCCTCGATCAAAGCGGATCTCACGCTCACCCTGGGGCTTCCCAAGCGCGGCCTCACGATCGAGCCGGGCCGCTCGAGCGCGGGGTTGGTGCAGGTCGTGGACATCGGAATTCCCCCGGCCGTGGTGGCCGAGATGATCCCAGGCATGCTCGTCGCCGACCCCGACTGGGCGCGGTCGCTTCTGCCGTCGCGCCCGATGGACGCGCACAAAGGCTCGGTGGGGCGCGTCCTCGTCGTCGGGGGCAGCGCCGGCATGATGGGCGCGCTGGCGATGGCCAGCGAGTCCGCGTTTCGCGTGGGAGCGGGTTATGTCGTCGCCGCGGTGCCGGTGAGCTGCGTGGATCCGCTGGAGTCGCGTGTCGCCGAAGTCGTCAAGCGGGGACTCGCGGAAACGCCGGAGCGGTCGCTCGCCCTGGGCGCGCGGGAGGAGATCATCGCCGAGGCGATTCGCGCCGACGCGGTCGCGATCGGCCCGGGCTTATCCAGGAGTCGCGAATCGCAGGAGCTGGCGCGCGAGCTGCTCGAGCGCGTCGAGGCTCCCATCGTGCTCGATGCCGACGGCCTGAACGCGTTCGAAGGCCTCGGCATTCATCGCATGCACGGGCCCTTGATCCTGACACCGCACTACGCGGAAGCGGCACGGCTCGGCGGCCAGTCGATCGCCGAGGTGGCGCGCGACCCCGCCGGATGGGCGAGGCGTTTCTCGGATGAAAGCCGCGCTATCGTCTGCCTGAAGAGCACGCCGATGATCACCGCGTCCCCCGCCGAGCCTCTGATCCTGAACGCGACCGGCAACCCTGGAATGGCGACCGCCGGGGCGGGGGACGTGTTGACCGGAACCATCGCCGGGCTCGTGGCGCAGGGCGTCGACGCGGGAGAGGCGGCCGCCTTGGGATGCTACCTTCACGGGCTCGCCGGGGACGTGGCGGCGCGCCGGCTCGGAATGCGCGGGCTCATCTCGGGCGACATCATGCGCGCCCTGCCTGCCGCGATCACGGCGCTGGAGAGCGGGGCCCTTGCCGAAATCTAG
- a CDS encoding class II aldolase/adducin family protein, whose amino-acid sequence MPKSRRGSGGGAGEGGAAGGREPGIGSGVGRAAAAARVQAVRTALAHDLMRAGRVLERRGMIVASEGNLSARITSDRILITRRGRRKGDLTTRDFVDLSLGEPLDSQARAAASTEHRLHLAAYAARADIEALVHAHPAGLSAFAVRGEAPDLRALDEARDVIHALAVVPYAPSGTDTLARAVADALIGSGGAPACDVLILKNHGALAVGGSVEEALTRLEIAEHLAITLLLAERR is encoded by the coding sequence TTGCCGAAATCTAGACGGGGCTCGGGCGGCGGCGCCGGGGAGGGAGGCGCCGCCGGTGGGCGCGAGCCCGGGATCGGCTCGGGAGTCGGCCGGGCCGCGGCCGCCGCGCGCGTGCAGGCGGTCCGCACGGCGCTCGCGCACGACCTGATGCGGGCCGGGCGCGTGCTCGAGCGCCGCGGGATGATCGTCGCCTCGGAGGGAAACCTGAGCGCGCGGATCACCTCCGACCGGATCCTCATCACGCGGCGCGGCCGGCGCAAGGGAGACCTCACCACCCGGGACTTCGTGGATTTGTCGCTCGGCGAGCCTCTTGATTCCCAGGCGCGCGCCGCGGCGTCCACCGAGCACCGGCTGCACCTCGCGGCCTACGCCGCCCGCGCCGACATCGAGGCGCTCGTGCACGCGCACCCGGCGGGGCTGTCGGCGTTCGCCGTGCGGGGCGAAGCGCCCGACCTGCGTGCCCTGGATGAGGCGCGCGACGTGATCCATGCGCTCGCGGTCGTGCCGTACGCGCCGTCGGGGACCGATACCCTGGCGAGGGCGGTAGCCGATGCGCTGATCGGGTCGGGGGGCGCTCCGGCCTGCGACGTCCTGATCCTGAAAAACCACGGCGCCCTGGCCGTCGGAGGCAGCGTCGAAGAGGCGCTCACCCGGCTGGAGATCGCGGAGCACCTCGCGATCACGTTGCTGCTCGCCGAGCGGCGCTGA
- a CDS encoding PDZ domain-containing protein, giving the protein MSPPLQSARCAETIVGHPPIEMWHAVTKPEHLHYWFGDAVEIDLRVGGAYIVRSTFGIRLDTTVERLVEGRRIVLRPTRRGDDARIEVDFVKLSGAETRVRVADPDSENEEPWRDALENLRSVWERGVDLREAGSAVMGIGPRDIAPAERPISGVPAGIGVCLGSVLPGEPAENAGLKPGDIVISLDGETVRNGQDLVRRIQRLRPGDVVRCDAVRNGAQVSVSVTVGSRSGRGQPPPLPARLLGALRDAVLEADEKLEQAVNGLSDEDAYRPERPGAWSVAQLLAHLSITERMLQSWLDEAARGERPGIDRDACTNPARIAGVLEGRPAVRELLKRIRRDEVETIALIAHIPADVVSFKPRWGRVAFTALDFHSHSEEHLGQIARIRHAIGA; this is encoded by the coding sequence ATGTCTCCGCCCCTGCAATCCGCCCGCTGCGCCGAGACGATCGTCGGCCATCCCCCAATCGAGATGTGGCACGCCGTCACGAAACCCGAGCATCTGCATTATTGGTTCGGGGACGCCGTGGAGATCGATCTGAGGGTCGGGGGGGCGTACATCGTCCGCAGCACGTTTGGGATACGCCTGGATACGACCGTGGAGCGCCTCGTCGAGGGGCGCCGGATCGTCCTCCGGCCCACGCGCCGCGGGGACGACGCCCGAATCGAGGTCGACTTCGTCAAGCTATCTGGAGCCGAGACCCGGGTTCGCGTGGCGGATCCGGACTCCGAGAACGAGGAGCCCTGGCGCGACGCGCTCGAGAACCTCCGCTCCGTCTGGGAGCGTGGGGTGGACCTCCGCGAGGCGGGGAGCGCGGTCATGGGGATCGGCCCGCGCGATATCGCGCCGGCCGAGCGTCCGATAAGCGGCGTTCCCGCCGGGATTGGTGTCTGCTTGGGCTCCGTTCTGCCGGGGGAACCCGCCGAGAATGCGGGATTGAAACCGGGCGACATCGTGATCTCCCTCGACGGCGAGACGGTTCGAAACGGGCAGGATCTCGTGAGGCGAATTCAGCGCTTGAGACCGGGCGACGTCGTCCGCTGCGACGCGGTCCGGAACGGAGCGCAGGTTTCGGTCTCGGTGACCGTGGGATCGCGAAGCGGGCGAGGACAGCCGCCGCCGCTCCCCGCTCGCCTCCTGGGAGCCCTGCGGGATGCCGTCCTGGAAGCCGACGAGAAGCTCGAACAGGCGGTGAACGGTTTATCGGACGAGGACGCCTACCGCCCGGAACGGCCAGGAGCCTGGTCGGTGGCCCAGCTCCTCGCCCACCTCTCGATTACCGAGCGAATGCTCCAATCGTGGCTGGACGAGGCGGCGCGGGGCGAACGACCTGGAATCGACCGCGACGCGTGTACGAATCCGGCGCGCATCGCCGGCGTGCTGGAAGGGCGTCCCGCCGTTCGCGAGCTATTGAAGCGCATCCGCAGGGATGAGGTGGAGACGATCGCGTTGATCGCGCACATTCCCGCGGATGTCGTTTCGTTCAAGCCGCGCTGGGGGCGCGTGGCCTTCACCGCGCTCGATTTTCATTCCCACAGCGAAGAGCACCTGGGGCAGATCGCCCGGATCAGGCACGCGATCGGCGCCTGA
- a CDS encoding YjbQ family protein, with the protein MRHLRKTLSFHVPTRMDFVNITREVEEAVRESGVREGLCLVNAMHITASVFINDDEPGLHEDYKRWLEELAPYDPSPKRYRHNRTGEDNADAHHKRQIMGREVVVAITAGKLDFGPWERIFYGEFDGRRSKRVLIKIIGE; encoded by the coding sequence ATGAGGCATCTCCGGAAGACGCTCTCGTTTCACGTTCCCACCCGGATGGACTTCGTGAACATCACTCGCGAAGTCGAGGAAGCGGTTCGCGAAAGCGGGGTGCGGGAAGGTCTCTGTCTCGTGAACGCGATGCACATCACCGCGAGCGTGTTCATCAACGACGACGAACCGGGACTCCACGAGGATTACAAGCGTTGGCTCGAGGAGCTTGCTCCATACGATCCGAGCCCGAAGCGCTACAGGCACAATCGCACGGGTGAAGACAATGCGGACGCGCATCACAAACGTCAAATCATGGGACGCGAAGTCGTCGTCGCGATCACGGCGGGCAAGCTCGACTTCGGTCCCTGGGAGCGGATCTTCTACGGCGAGTTCGACGGCCGCCGTTCCAAACGGGTGTTGATCAAGATCATCGGTGAGTGA
- a CDS encoding GNAT family N-acetyltransferase: protein MPIDITDDRARVDVMQLLELYKTTWWALNRSPEDVSKALGHSHPVVSAWDGALLVGFTRVISDRTYRATIWDVIVRPSHQGRGIGKELVEFVLKHPDLKSVSNFLLLTKDKHAFYERFGFESEREMAMILRR from the coding sequence ATGCCGATCGACATCACGGATGACCGCGCGCGAGTGGATGTCATGCAGCTGCTCGAACTGTACAAGACTACCTGGTGGGCGTTGAACCGTTCGCCCGAGGACGTGAGCAAAGCGCTCGGCCATTCCCACCCGGTCGTCTCCGCGTGGGACGGTGCCCTGCTCGTCGGCTTCACGCGCGTCATCTCCGATCGGACGTACCGGGCCACGATCTGGGACGTCATCGTCCGCCCGTCCCATCAAGGGCGCGGGATCGGAAAGGAGCTCGTGGAGTTCGTGTTGAAGCATCCGGATCTCAAGTCGGTTTCGAATTTCCTTCTGCTCACGAAGGACAAGCATGCCTTCTATGAACGCTTCGGCTTCGAATCGGAACGGGAGATGGCGATGATATTGCGGAGGTAA